The following is a genomic window from Microbulbifer sp. MKSA007.
ATGTGTGCCTTAAGGGATATCAGGCTCCAGAGGTGATTTGGTTTGACAATAAGAGTGCACCTATATCGACGGGGATGGCTAATGCTGCTTTACAACTTTGTGTCTGATGAGTTTGGTCGATCAAATCTTGAAAACCGTCGACTAAAGGTTTCATTCCCTAATGCGGTCAATGATCTGTATGAGCACAAGCCATTCGATTTCGGCAGCAGAGAGGTTCGCAAAAAATGGAACCAATCAATAGATCTTCAGTCCCAAACACATGGCTTTGTTTCATTCTGTGAAGAGTGGGGTTCGCCAGCTATGTGGGCTCATTATGCCAACAATCATCGGGGAATATGCTGCGGTTTTGAAGTTAACGACAACTTGTTGACTAAAATGGATTATGTGGATGAGTTGCGCCCATTTAACATAGCCGCTCTTCGAGATCTCACAATCCTTGCGGATGAGATGGATTACGCTTTGCAAACCAAATCGTCAATCTGGAGCTATGAGCGCGAATGGCGAATGCACATAAAGTTGGGTGAAGAAGAGATCTTAGCTAAGAAGGCAAAAAGTCAGGAAGTGTTTTTTGCTGACTTCAATGAGAACATGAAACTGCGTGAAATTATCATTGGTGTGCATTCAGATATCACGAGTGAACAAATAAAAGACAACTTGGATCAGAAGGAGAACGTGCAGATCATCTCTGCACGGCCGTCATTCCGTGAGTACAAAATGGTTCCTCAAAGGCAAAAGGCCCTACAGAAGTAGTTACATTAAAGTCCTGTTGGGGAGCTTAGGAGTGCTGCCATTCTTATAGATTTGCTTTGACGTTGACCGAAACCTCATGATTCATTTCACTTCCTTGCATCGATCTAGGTTTGGTAAAATTGTGTCATTCAACTCCCGGTGTTCGTATAGCCTACGTGGTGTAGTTTCAGAAAATTTTAGTTGGTAGACAGAGGCTGAGATCGGACGAATGCGTACCCATGGATCACTCAGCTCCTCCGGGGTGAACTGTCCAGGCAATTGGCTATCCCATTTATCCGAGTCGATGCTGAAGTCTTCCAGGCTATAGTCTGCAAGTTTGTAGCCGTTTGCAAAGATCTGAAACGAATGAAGTTTTTCCGCAAGTGAACGATTGAGAACCGGCATGAAAGAGCACTCATCTAGGTCGCGTAGCAAAAGCCTAGGCTTAATCCGTATCATACTACCGTCATGGCGATAGTGCGTCATGATCGCACGAACTGGATCCATGCCTATACCGCCAGACGACCCAACTTGAATGAATTTATCAGTCTCTTCGCCATCCTCTTTATCGTTTGACTGGGCAGGAGCATCAATAAATGTAGCGCCATTTAAACGAAAATGTTGCTCCCATTGCCCACCGGATATCCCTGCTCCGATCCCAGGCTCCACACCGCGCTTACTGAGCTTTTCGGCATTTTCACGATACCTCGATGATTTGTCTGTAGATCCGAACCATAGCGTCATGATATCGTGTTTGATAGCGCGGAGTGATAAAAGAGAAAAGGCGCGAAAGTGTCCGATGTCTGTAGCGCGATAGTCTTGCTTGAGAACAAATCTGACGTGTATACCCTCTAATACGTCGTTCGCCTCTGCCAGAAATAGTAGCCGACCAAGAGTCTTCTCGACTCGTTGGAATCCGGTTGTCACAACATTCTGTACCTGATCACCGTACTTGGAGAGGAAACTCGCCTGTTCTGCAGGCGATAGCGGGATGTCCAGAAACTGGAACCTTATGAAGAAGCCACTTGGAGAGTCAAGTTCAATACGGAGCCGCTCTCTATCAAGAATATCGCAGTGGGTTACGCCAACATCTCTCGCTTCCGTTTT
Proteins encoded in this region:
- a CDS encoding DUF2971 domain-containing protein, with the translated sequence MLLYNFVSDEFGRSNLENRRLKVSFPNAVNDLYEHKPFDFGSREVRKKWNQSIDLQSQTHGFVSFCEEWGSPAMWAHYANNHRGICCGFEVNDNLLTKMDYVDELRPFNIAALRDLTILADEMDYALQTKSSIWSYEREWRMHIKLGEEEILAKKAKSQEVFFADFNENMKLREIIIGVHSDITSEQIKDNLDQKENVQIISARPSFREYKMVPQRQKALQK